From Syntrophorhabdaceae bacterium, the proteins below share one genomic window:
- a CDS encoding 2-hydroxyacyl-CoA dehydratase family protein, with amino-acid sequence MGPLEKMKDQYTQRDSAARAWKKQGGKVVGYLSDDAPDEMILAAGLFPFRMSGNPAEGTEEVDKYSESFYDPSVRSILNMLLTGKYDFLDFIIIPHHSDAVLKLYHQLWWIHQVNPAVNFPPVHVFDILHTPFLTTALYVRESLLNLKSKLQEWSGRKIDIKALSRAIAVGNENKALLKKVAELRVAEQPRVSGVEALQMIGSAGFMLKEEHNKLLKEFLDGASTLPEKDGVRIFMEGSDLDNPEIYKLVESSGAVIVAEDSNWGNRYFEDPVDETADPMEALADRYHARSSRPRTQSSAQKVAYTVRRALEAKAQGAIFYLLEWDPAPAWDEPDQIKALKAEGIASLSFGPQKYLLSDSDQKNIKAGIQGFIETLREGRKEGLK; translated from the coding sequence ATGGGTCCGCTTGAGAAGATGAAAGATCAGTACACACAACGTGACAGCGCAGCAAGGGCATGGAAGAAACAAGGGGGCAAGGTAGTAGGCTACCTCTCCGATGATGCGCCTGATGAGATGATCCTCGCAGCGGGCCTCTTTCCCTTTCGCATGAGCGGAAATCCGGCCGAGGGCACCGAAGAAGTGGACAAATATTCGGAATCCTTTTATGATCCTTCGGTACGGTCCATTCTGAACATGCTGCTCACGGGCAAATATGACTTTCTCGATTTTATCATCATCCCCCATCACAGCGATGCGGTCCTTAAGCTGTACCATCAGCTGTGGTGGATACATCAAGTGAATCCCGCAGTGAACTTTCCTCCTGTTCATGTATTTGACATACTCCACACGCCGTTTCTCACAACGGCCCTCTATGTACGGGAGAGCCTGCTCAATCTTAAGAGTAAGCTTCAGGAATGGTCAGGCAGAAAGATCGACATTAAGGCACTGTCGCGGGCGATAGCAGTGGGAAATGAAAATAAGGCCCTTCTCAAAAAGGTGGCTGAGTTGCGTGTCGCCGAACAACCACGCGTATCAGGGGTCGAAGCCCTCCAGATGATCGGATCTGCGGGCTTCATGCTCAAAGAAGAGCACAACAAACTTCTCAAAGAGTTCCTCGATGGCGCCTCCACACTCCCTGAAAAGGATGGCGTAAGAATATTCATGGAAGGCAGCGATCTCGATAATCCCGAGATCTATAAGCTTGTCGAGTCCTCAGGGGCAGTGATCGTTGCTGAAGACAGCAACTGGGGGAACAGGTATTTCGAGGACCCGGTGGACGAAACGGCTGACCCTATGGAGGCGCTCGCCGACAGATACCATGCACGATCGTCCCGACCGAGAACCCAATCGTCGGCGCAAAAGGTCGCCTACACAGTGCGAAGGGCGCTTGAAGCAAAGGCGCAGGGGGCTATTTTCTATCTCCTGGAATGGGATCCCGCGCCCGCCTGGGATGAGCCCGATCAGATAAAGGCTTTGAAGGCAGAAGGCATTGCCTCGCTCTCATTCGGTCCGCAAAAATATCTGTTGTCCGACTCGGATCAAAAAAACATCAAGGCCGGCATACAAGGATTCATTGAGACGCTAAGAGAGGGACGCAAGGAGGGCCTGAAATGA